Proteins encoded in a region of the Benincasa hispida cultivar B227 chromosome 2, ASM972705v1, whole genome shotgun sequence genome:
- the LOC120071252 gene encoding protein TIC 20-II, chloroplastic, with translation MASSSIPLLNLSVKTAFRAALIPHSSAIKSRHRSSLPFLPSKPAKSTVFRMSYNPTPATDRVISAVAYTLPFFNSLQYGRFLFAQYPALGFAFEPLLPILGLYRSIPHASFVAFFALYLGLVRNPSFSHYVRFNSMQAVTLDVLLVVPLLIQRILSPGRGGLGFQIMVWGHNGLFVFSVLCFVYSLVSCLLGRTPHLPIVADAAGRQI, from the coding sequence ATGGCTTCCAGTTCCATCCCTCTCCTCAATCTCTCCGTCAAAACCGCCTTTAGAGCCGCTCTAATCCCTCACTCCTCCGCCATCAAATCCCGCCACCGTTCTTCTCTCCCTTTTCTCCCCTCTAAACCCGCAAAATCCACCGTCTTTCGCATGTCCTACAACCCTACTCCAGCCACCGACCGCGTCATCTCCGCCGTTGCCTACACTCTCCCCTTCTTCAACTCCCTCCAGTACGGCCGCTTCCTCTTCGCTCAGTACCCGGCCCTCGGCTTCGCCTTCGAGCCACTCCTCCCGATTCTAGGGCTTTATCGCTCGATCCCGCACGCAAGCTTCGTCGCGTTCTTCGCGCTTTACTTGGGCTTGGTCCGAAACCCTAGCTTCAGCCACTACGTGCGCTTCAATTCGATGCAAGCGGTGACTCTGGACGTGCTGCTGGTGGTTCCGTTGTTGATACAGAGGATTCTGAGTCCGGGTCGGGGCGGATTAGGGTTTCAGATAATGGTTTGGGGCCATAATGGATTGTTTGTTTTCAGTGTTTTGTGCTTTGTTTATAGTCTGGTTTCTTGCCTTCTGGGTCGAACCCCTCACTTGCCCATTGTTGCTGATGCTGCTGGCAGGCAGATTTAG